The genomic DNA ATCGGCATTTTTTACCGTGCTTAATCTATGTGCTATTACAAATATTATTTTATCTTTGCTAAGTGTTTCTATGGCATTTGTTATCTCTTTTTCGCTTTCATTATCTAAAGCGCTCGTAGCTTCATCAAATATTAAAATTTGCGGATTTTTATACAAAGCTCTTGCTATTGCTATTCTTTGTCTTTGACCGCCGCTTAAATTTGCTCCGAATTCATCTAAGATAGTGTAAATTCCGTTGTCTAATTTATCTACAAAGTTATAAGCATTTGCCGTTTTAAGAGCGCAAACTACTTTTTTCTCATCAATTTCACCGCTATAAGCTACATTTGCAGCGACGCTCTCATTGAATATATAAACTCTTTGAGTTACTAAACCTATGTTTTGTCTGAGACTTTTTAAGCTAAACTCGCAAATATCGTTTTCATTTATGAGAATGCTACCGCTGTTTGCATCGTAAAATCGCATTAATAAATTTATAAGTGAAGTTTTACCGCCTCCGCTGCTACCTACAATCGCTATCATTTGACCTTTATTTACTTTTAAACTTATTCCTTTTAGCACTTTTTTATCGTTATAACTAAAGTGTATATCTTGTAATGTTATAGAATTTACCGTTTTAGGAAACTCTAAATTTCCACCTATAATGCTAGCGCTTCTATCAAGAAGCTCAAATGTTCTTTCACTAGCCGCTACTGCATCTTGCATTTTATTATATAGACTTGATATACGTTTTATCGGTGTATAAAGCATAAAAAGCGCAGTTAAAAACGAGAAAAAACTTCCTACTGTTATAGTTCCGTCTATAACTTGTTTGCCGCCGATGATTATGACTACAGCAACTCCTATAGAGCCTAATGTTTCCATCATTGGACTCACCAACTCGTTTACTTTTACGCTTTTTAAATTTAACCTAAAAAACTTCTCGTTATGTTCATCAAATCTTTTTAACTCTTTATTTTCTGCATTATTTGCTTTTACTATTTCGATATTTGAAAAAATTTCACTTAGAACTGAACTTATGTCGCTTGTTTTTTCTTGAGATTTGCGTGATATTTTTTTCATTTTTTTTGCAAGTCTAGATAAGGGATAGATGGCTATAGGAAATATAACAAGAGCAAAAACAGCCAAAGTAGGGCTTTGGTAAATAACTACTACTAGCAGCCCGATGATCGTTATAAACTCTCTTGTAAGCTCAGGTATCATATATGATACTATGCTTCTTATGCGTTCTATGTCGCTTGTGTTTCTGCTTATTAGCTCGCCTGTTCTAAATTTATTAAAAAAGCTCATATCGAGAATTAGCAGATTATCAAGGAGTTTTTGTCTAAATCTTTTTACCATATCTTGGCCGATATATGCTGTAAAGTATGCTTGAAGATATGTTCCAAGGCTCTTTAAAAAATAAATAGCAATAATAGCATAAGGAAGCAGATATAACAGACTTTCGTTTTTTTCTACAAAAATTTTATCTAAAACAGGCTTTACTAAATATGCCGAAACCGCAGTGCCCACGCTTGCCATGATCATTCCTATTATGGCTAACGCAAATTGCGGTATATAGTCTTTAAAATACGGAATGAACCGTTTAAATACATCTTTTACTCCGTTCATACTTTCTCCCACATTGTGCCGTTTGGAGTATCCATTATAGATATATCCATATTTGTTAATTTATCTCTTATCTGATCGGCAAGTATAAAGTTTTTATCTTTTTTTGCCATATTTCTTTGATCTATGAGAACTGAAATTTCTTGTTTTAAACTATCATCTACACCCCATTGAAACCATTTGAACTCATCGATATATAGTATTCCAAGAAGCTCTTTTACAAATTCCAAATTAGAAACCAAAATCTGTTTAAAATCTCTGTTTTTAGGCTCGTTATCTAGTTTTGCGTTTGCGTTATTTACCATTTCATCAAGTATCGCAAGAGCCACCGAGATATTCAAATCATCGCTCATAGCATCTAAAATATCTTTTTTAAATTTAGCATCTGTCTTACTGGCTTTAACTCCTATCAATCTTTTTTTTAGACGGTAAATTTTATCAAGTCTTTTTTTGCTGGATTTTAGATCATCTATATCGTAGTTGAAATTTGCTCTGTAATGACTGCTCATCAGATAAAACCGCAAAGCTTCGCCAGGAACTAGCTCAAGCGCATCTTTTATAAAAAATGAATTTCCGAGGCTTTTGCTCATTTTTTCATTATTTACTTGCACAAAACCGTTATGCATCCAGTATTTAGCGAGATTTTTATTATAAGCGCATCTGCACTGAGCGGCCTCGTTTTCATGATGCGGAAAAAGTAGATCTGCACCTCCGGCGTGGATATCTATTTCAAACTCACAGCTTCCACAAAAATGGTCTTTTATCATCGCTACACATTCGCTGTGCCAGCCCGGTCTTCCACGTCCAAATGGACTATCATACCAATTTTCATCAAATTTCCATAATACAAAATCCTTTTCATCTTTTTTTTCATCTTTTGAGGCTACTCTTGCTATTAAATTTTCGTCTTTTCTACCGCTTAAGCTAAGGTATTTATCGTCTTTACTAGTATCAAAGTAGATGCCGTCATCTATTTTATACGCCCAGCCATTTTCAAATAAAGTTTTTATATAATTTATAATAGAAGTTAAACTTGTAGTAGCTTTTGGCTCTATATCCGCATCTGCGACGTTTAGAGCGTACATATCGGCTTTGTATCTGCTTATATAATGATTTGTTATATCCTCTAAACTTTTACCGGTTTGGCTCATTTTTTTTAGTATTTTATCATCTATATCCGTGAAATTTTTTATAAATTTAACTTTATATCCAAGAGATTTTAAGGTGCGGCGAAGTAGATCAAAGCTTATGCTGCTTTTTGCGTGACCTAAGTGAGCGTCATCATATACCGTAGGCCCGCAGACATATATATTTGCTTCATCTTCTCTAATCGGTTTAAATTCAACCTTTTGTTTTAAAATGCTATCGTAAATAATCATAAATAAATTCCTTAAAATATATGATAAAAAAAGTAAAAACTATACCGCTAAAAATAGTTATAAGAGTTTTTTTACTAAGGATTATATCTAAAAAGTTTTTAAATCCAAAAATGAAAATAACATAAACTAGCAAGAATAATCCAGAAGCAGACCCGGCAAGCGCTAATCCCATTGTGCCAAGCGGTTTAAATAAAATTAAGCTTAATATTACGTTTAAAATAAGCGAATAAATTGAAATTTTTGCGGCTATTTTTTGTTTCATGTTCGCATATAACCAGAGTGAAAATAGTTTATAAAGCCCAAAAGGTATAAGCCCTAACATATACATTTGTAGGACTTTTGCGGCTTCTATCGTATTGTTTGCATTGAACTCGCCTCTTTGAAAAAGTAGCCAGATAATTTCTCTAGCTAAAACTATTCCGCCAATAGTAGAAAATATAAGTAAGAAAAATAGTATATGAAAGCTTTTTGCTAATAAGTCATGAGCATTTTTAGTGCTATTTGCTTTGATCTGTTTTGAAATTTTTGGAAATATCGCAGTTGATAATGCAATTGCAAAAAGCGCAAGAGGAAGCTGAAAAATTCGGTTTGCATAGTAAAGATAACTGATGCTCCCAGCCATTAAGAAGCTAGCTATAAACGTGCTTATAAAATCGCTTAGTTGGTTTGCGCTGCTGCCTACTACTCCTTGAGAAAAATTTGCCCAAAATCCTTTGCTGGAAGCTCTTTTTCCTTTTATGAATTTAAATATTCCAAGATTTAATAATTTTATCAAATTCAGTTTTTTTAAAGCTATAATATGAGTTATCACTTGCAAAATACCTCCCGCCACAACTCCCCAACTGAGATAATATACTATGTCGCTTTGAGGTAAATTATTTGCTAGAAGCAGAGCAGTTATCATCGATAAATTTAGAAGTGCAGTACTAAAAGCTGTAGTGCTAAAGTGGTTTTTATACTGTAAAACAGATGCAAATAACGTAACTATAAATATACAAATCAGATACCAAAAGTTAATTCTTACAAGAGGAACAGCTAAATTTATACTATTTTCATCAAACCCGTAAGCTAAAATTTTTGTTACAAACGGTGCAAAAATCATAACTCCTAGCGTAAGAACAAGCATAGTTGAGCTAAATTTTAAAAGAATCTCTGCTAAAAATAGACCTTTATTAGATACTTTTACGAAATTAGGCAAAAATGCTTGAGTAAAAGCTCCTTCTCCAAAAAGTCGTCTAAATAGATTCGGAAGTTTAAAAGCGACAAAAAATATATCGCTCCAGACACTTGCTCCAAGTGCATTTGCAGTCATTAGATCTCTTATAAGCCCAAGAACACGAGAAACCAAAATTCCAAAGCTATTTGTAAAAAAGTATTTTAGCATAGACTCCGCCAGAAAAATATTGTTATTGTGAATAATAAATGAAAATTTTGCTTATTATATCTTTGGTTTGCTAAATTCGGTATTTAAATTTACTCTAATTTAAAGTCAAATTTATAAAAAATCATAAATTTTTACTTAAATTTAAAAATATTTCGAATATTTTGCTAAAATAAGTCTTGTTTTTAAGTATAATTAAAGCAAAATATACAAAAGAGTTTTTTGACTGACGACAATTCAATAATTCCACACTAGATGATTGCTTTTTGATATTCTCTTTATATTTTAGTTTTATAAGATCAAACTTATTTTTACAAATTTTTAAGGCTTTAGCCTTTAACACAAAAGGAATAAATTTTTATGTTATTTTCAGATTTCGATCTCAGCTCTGCTATATTAGAAGCATTAAAAGAGCTAAATTACGACGCTCCTACGCAGATCCAACAAGTCGCGATACCTGCTATAATGCAAGGAAAAGATATCTTAGCAGGAGCTAGGACAGGCACGGGAAAAACTGCTGCATTTGCGCTACCTATATTAGAAAAATTATCGTCAAAAGAACGCAACAAAAAGCGTCCTCAAACTCGTGTTTTAGTGCTTGTTCCTACAAGAGAACTTGCAAATCAAGTCACGCAAAACATCAAATCTTACGCGAAAAAGTTACCGTTTAAAACTTTGCCAGTATTTGGCGGAGTTAGCTCTTACCCACAAATTCAAGCTTTAAAAAGTGGTATAGATATCGTGGTGGCGACTCCTGGCAGACTTTTGGATCTTGCTTTGCAAAATGCTTTAAGCTTAGAGCATATCGATACGCTAGTATTTGACGAGGCTGATCGTATGTTTGATATGGGATTTATCCACGATATCAAACAAATAGTAAAAATGCTTCCTGAAAAAAGACAAAATTTACTATTTTCCGCGACGTATCCAAGTGAGGTTATGTCGCTTTGTAATTCTATGCTAAAAGATCCTTTGCGTATCCAAATAGAAGAGCAAAACAGCACTGCTTTAAATATCATACAACGCGTGATTTTAGTAGATCGAGATAAAAAAATGGAGCTTTTAAACGAGGTTTTTGGAGTGGAGAGCATAGATCAAGCTTTGGTTTTTACTCGTACCAAAAGAAGTGCGGATAAATGTTCGTCTTATCTACATACTTTAGGCTTTAGCGTAGCTGCTTTGCATGGAGATAAAAGTCAAAGCGTGCGTTCAAAAACACTTGAGAAATTTAAAAACGGTAAAACAAAAATTCTTGTAGCAACGGATATAGCAGCGCGCGGATTAGACATAAAAGAACTTCCGTTTGTTATAAATTTAGAGCTTCCAAATGTGCCTGAGGATTATGTTCATAGGATAGGTAGAACAGGACGCGCCGGAAATGATGGCGTTGCGATATCTTTGGTTTGCGTTGATGAGTTTAAGTTTTTAATCGATATTGAAAAATTGATCGATAAAAAACTAATAAGAGAAAGCTTTAGCGGATTTGAAGCCGATCTAAGAGTAAAACCTCAGCCTATCAGACGTGGACAAAATATGAACAAAAGCTCAGAACGAGATGACAGAAACGGAAATAAAATAGATAAAAAAGAGAGAAAGCCAAGAGAGTTTAATAGCGATAAAAAAGACGAGTCAAAACGCGGTAGAAATAGAGATGATTTTAAGGGTGAATTTAGGGACAGACCAAAAAAAGACGGCGATTTTAAACGTAAATTTAAAAAAGACGAGTCAAAACGCGAATACAGAAGAGATGGTGTCAAGAGTGAATTTTCAAAAGACAAAAAGGAATTTTCTAAAAATAGTCGCGCAAAAGATTCAAATAGTAGTTTTGATGGCGAAGCAAAAAGAGAATTCAAATTTAAAAAAGACGATAAAAAATTTGGCGAGAAAAAGAAATCTTTCGGCGATAAAAAATCTTTTGATGACAAAGACAAAAAATTTAGCGGCGAAAAGAAATTTAGCTCTGATAAAAAGCCTAGAAGTAGTGACAAAAGTTCTGATGAAAAATATTCTGGTAATAAATTTAGCCCGAAAAAGAAATTTGGAAGTGACAAACCAGACAGAGGCGATAAATTTACTAAAGACGCTCCAAAGCCAAGAGCTTCAAGCAGACCACGCAAACCACAATCTGATAAAAAATCCACTACAAAATAGATATTTTATAGCGATTTAACCAAATTTAGCATTATGAAAATAGTGCTAAATTTATCTATATTGAAAAATAAAAATTAATATTAAGGGTATATAAATATTGTATAATTTTTATTTGTAATTAATTTACTAAGATCACTTCTATTTTGTTTATTCTTATATTTTGAAAATAAATATTTCAAAAAATATTAAAACTTTAGGAGAGAAAAATGAGAATTTTAACACCTGTAATTGGTTCTTTATTGTTTGCTGGATTTTTAGTTGGATGTGGTGAAGAGCCAAAGGCTAAAACAGTAGAATACTATAAACAAAATATACCTGAAGCAGAAGCTAGATCTAAGGAATGTAAAGCAGCTAAATAATTAACTCAAATTCAAATAGAAGATTGTAAAAATGCAGGAGCTGCTTTATACGCTGAATCATTTAAAAAAGGTACAGGTGGTGGATACGGCAGAAAATTTGATCCAAAAACACATACAATAACACCTATAGAGTAAAAAAATGAATAATGACTTTTTTCAACAACTTGGTAATTTAAAACCTTAAAATAAAATAGGTATTTATAAAGTGATCGATCAAGAATTATTAGAAAAATTGAGCTAGAAGAAAAAAATAAAGAATATTATTTTCAACTCAATCAAAAAGAAGCGCAAAAGTGCCAACAAAAGACTGAACAACTTAATGCTGAAATTCAACAAAATCTTTTTAAAATATTATTTAGTTTGATCAGTTTAGCTTTTTATATTTCAGTTATAGTTTTTAGTGGTATCTGTTTTATTTTTTACTTTTTATTCAAATTCGTTCCATTTTATATATTATTTGATTTATTTGTAATTGTTATAGTCGGAATTGGAATTTATTTTTTATACTAAAATTATAATAAATAAATTTATCATATTAAAATTTTAAAAACTCCAAAAAATGTTTTATATGCAATTTTATACACTTTTTTATACAATAAACCATTTTTTATGATTATTTAGCTAAAATATATCCCAAAATTTAACAAGGATATCTTATAAAACGTTTAGCTGTGGCAGTTTCTGGCAGAAGCGGAAGCGGTAAAACTACGCTCATCGCAAAGATAGCAAGCAAGCTCATAGAACAGGGCTACAAAGTAGCTATCACAAAGCATGATCCAGGCGATAAGTCTAAATTTGACAAAGAGGGCAAAGATAGTTATCTTTTTAGTTCGCTTGGCGCAGACGTTGCAGTAGTAAGTCCAAAACGCACTACCGTGCTTTTGCAAAGCGGACTTTTTGGGGGAGATGAGCGCGTAGGCTCAGAGGCTCACGACAACAAAACAGAGGAATTCTCGCCTAGCAAAACAGAGTGTGAGAATGACCTAAAGAAGCTTATAAGCTATTTTGGCGAGTTTGATTATCTTATAGTCGAGGGGCTTAAGTTTATCCCATTGCCTCGCATAAGCGTATTTAGGGATGAGGTTGATGATAGATATAAGTCATTTAGTGATGCTTACGCTACAAATTTAGACGGTTTTGGTAATGGGAATAAGCCTAAATTTGGACTTGACGATATAGAAAATATCATAAAATGGATAGATAATAATGCAAAAAGGGTATAAAATGCAAGAAATTATAAAAACTATAGAAAAAATCGCAGTTAAAATAAGCGAAGAGTTAAAATACGCCGACCTTGGCTACACGGATCATGCAAACTCCACAGGCGACACTCAGTTAAAACTTGATGTCAAAAGCGACAACATCATCACACAAGAGTTTATAGGAGTTTCAAGCGTAAGATCACTTGTAAGCGAGGAAAAAGAAGACGCGCTCGATATCCATAAAGACGGCGAGTTTATCATCGCTTATGATCCGCTTGACGGAAGTAGTTTGGTCGATGTAAATTTCGCCGTCGGAAGTATTTTCGGTGTATATAAAAACGAGTTAAAACCCTCAAATTTAGTAGCGGCGATCTACTGCATTTATGGACCTAGACTTGAAATGGTAGTGTGCGAAGATACTCCAAAACTTTACCGTTTAGATAGAGATGGAAGCTTTAAATTTAAAAAAGATCTAAGTCTAAAAGAAAAAGGTAAACTAAACGCGACTGGCGGTACTCAAAAAGGCTGGAGCGGGGCTCATAGAGACTTTATAAAAACTCTATTTGATGAGGGTTATCGCCTTAGATATAGTGGTGCCATGGTTAGTGATTTACATCAAATTCTACTTAAAGGCGGCGGACTTTTTAGTTATCCGGCTACAACTGACGCGCCAAACGGAAAGCTTAGAGTTACTTTTGAAGTTTTGCCTTTTGCTTTCATATATGAAAGAGCCGGCGGCGCTACTACAAATGGAGAAAACAAGTCTCTTTTTGAGATAAACTTAGAAAAAATTCACCAAACAACGCCTTGCTTTTTCGGCTCAAAATATGAAATAAACAGACTTTTAGAGTTTTACAATGACTGAGTTAAAAGAGTTTAAAGATATAGATGAAAGTATCTATGAAAATAAAAAATTAGACGTCGAAGATTGCCGAAATAAAAGCGTTAGAGATGTCGATAAAAGTTGCTCAAATTGCTCTAACGTATTTCGCTGCGATAAGATAAAAGAGTTTGTAGCGCTTCAGTTCGAGATAACAACATCAAAACTCAAACAGTGCCAGCAGAGTAATTCTTTAAACAGTTGTATGAGCTGCGAGCTATTTTTTAAATGTGAAAATAGAAAAAATTATGTCAACGCCACCTATGAAAAGATGAACGAGGGCAGAGGTGGCGAGTTTGACTTTTAAATTTAAAAAAGGAAATAGATGAAAAAATTTATAACAACACCGATTTATTATGTAAATGACGTGCCTCATATAGGTCACGCGTACACAACTATTATAGCCGATACCATGGCTAGGTATTACCGTCTAGTAGGATATGATACGTTTTTTTTAACAGGAACCGATGAGCATGGTCAAAAGATAGAAGAGGCTGCTAAAGCACACTGTAAAACACCTAAAGAGTACGCCGATGAAGTAAGCGCTAAGTTTAGATCTCTTTGGGATGAGTTTGAGATTAGTTATGATCATTTTATAAGAACTACCGATGACTACCATAAATTTACCGCGCAAAATGTATTTTTAAAAATGTATGAAAAAGGTGATATATATAAAGGCGAATATGAAGGAAATTACTGCGTTAGTTGTGAGACGTTTTTTCCGCAAAATCAGCTGATAGATGATGAGTTTTGTCCGGATTGTGGTAAAAAAACAAGAATCGTCAAAGAAGAGAGTTATTTTTTCAAACTCTCGGACTATCAAGATAAGTTATTAAAATGGTATGAGAAGGGCAATTGTATACTTCCAAAAGGCAAGAAAAATGAGGTTATAAGCTTTGTAAAAGGCGGTTTAAAAGATCTATCTATCACTAGAACCAGTTTTGAATGGGGAGTGAAGCTTCCTAGTAGTTTAAATGAGCCGCGTCATGTTATGTACGTGTGGCTAGACGCGCTTATAAACTATCTTTCGGCGCTTGGCTATACTACCGATAACAAAAAAATGGATTATTGGAACGATACGATGCATTTAGTTGGAAAAGATATCTTAAGATTTCATGCCGTTTATTGGCCTGCGTTTTTGATGAGTTTAGAACTTCCTCTTCCTACTAGCGTGGCAGCTCACGGTTGGTGGACAAGAGATGGTAAGAAAATGAGTAAAAGTATAGGAAATGTAGTAGATCCAAGAGCCGTGGCAAATGCTTACGGACTTGAGGCTTTTAGGTATTTTTTGCTTCGCGAAGTACCGTTTGGTCAAGACGGTGATTTTTCGCAAAAAGCTCTTATTGATCGTATAAATAGCGAACTTAGTAATGATTTAGGAAATTTACTGAGCCGTATAGTAGGAATGAGCTCTAAATACTCAAATTATGAGATAAATAGCCAAAACGTAACTAAGCTTTATTTAAATGAGTTAGAATCTGCTAAAACTCATCTTGATCAAGCTATAGAAGCTATAAACGAAGTAGCTACAAATCGTTATTTGGAGGAGCTTTGGAAAGTTTTAAGTCTAGCAAACGCAAGTGTAGCAAAGTATGAACCTTGGAATTTGATAAAAGAGGGTAAAACAGACGAAGCAAACGCTTTAGTCGCTTTAGTAGCAAATTTACTTGCAAAAGTAGCTGTTTTATTAAGTCCGGCTATGCCAAAAAGTAGTGATAAAATAGCTAAAACTTTGGGCTTTGAGATAAATACTAAGACTTATAACGATATTATTTTGAAAAATGAGCTTTTAAATTTAAAATCAAGCAGCACGGAACCTCTTTTTACTAAAGTAGAATCCGAGCTTATGGCTGTTCCTGATATGAGCAGTGCAATCAAAGAAGAGAATGTTTCAAAAGACAGTGAGATAAAAATAGACGACTTTAAAAAATGTGTGATAAAAGTAGGAACTATCTTAGAGTGTAATAATATCGATGGTAGCGATAAACTTTTAAAATTTAAAATCGATCTTGGCGAAGCTAATCCGCGTCAGATCATAAGCGGTATCGCTAAATTTTACGATCCAAAAGATCTGATAGGAAAACAAGTTTGCGTTTTGGCAAATTTAAAACCAGCTAAGATATTTAAACATTTAAGCGAAGGCATGATACTTAGCGCAGAAGATGGTAAATTAGTACTTCTTAGCACTTTGGCGCCTGTAAAAAACGGAAGTTTAGTCGGATAATGCGTATAGAAAATCTAACTCGTCTTGTTGATGGAGAGCTGCAAAATAACCCAAAAATAAGTATGGTGAGTGGATTTTGCTTAGAAGTCGATGATGTAAAAAATGGTTTTGCTTTTATAGCTTTGAATGCCACTAGAGATGATGCTATTTTGGCTATACAAAACGGAGCTTACGCTCTTATAACCGATTTAAACTTAGAAATATATGATGATGAGATAGCTATAATAAAGGTTGATAATTTAGCTTCTAGCGTGCTTCGTTTAGCTCGTTTTATAGCTACACAAAAAGAGCTTAAATTTTTTCATTTAAATGTTGCTCAAAACGCTATATTTAGCTGCTTGAGCTTGCCTAAAAAAATAAGCTTGATAAGTTCTAACCTAAATGAGATTTTAACAAAAATAATAAATGCCGCACATAATGACATATTTTTAAGCAAAGACGAGATTTTACTAAATAGAATTTTTGAAAAAACAGCTATAAAAGATAGTCAAAATTTCTCTTTGATACATTCTCACTCTATTTTTTATACTAGCATAATGTTTCTTGATACATACTATGAAAATTTGAATTTTCCGTCTATTTTTGCTAGTGATTTGGCTAAAGTTATGCAGTTTTTTTATGATTATAATCTAAATTTCAATATAAAAGATTTTTGTGAGTTTAACCATTTTAGAGCCATTTTTGTAGATAGATTTTTAAATATCAAGCCATTTGGAGCTAGTTATAGAGCGTTTATATGCGAAAATAATGAAGAGCTTTTTATAACAGAAGCTAAGTTTTTAAAGTCTAAATTTGAAAATACGTTTATATGTACCCCTATCAATCATCGTCTTAGAGATATGGCAGATTTTTGTTTTGAGAGTTTAAATGATTTAAAAATGATGAGCGATTTTAAATACGCACTTGTATTTTCTGATTTTCATGAGCTTGAAAGTAGTCTAAATGAGACCAAAACCGAGCGTACTCTTTTTGATTTTTGATGAAGGATAAATGATATGTTGATAAAAGAAATTCCATTTTTTAGCGGTTTGAATGATGAGGATTTAAAAAGACTTGAAAATATATCTGTGATAAAAAGTTATAAAAAAGATGAATTTTTGTTTATGGAAGGAGATGAACCACAATGGTTTAATGTGCTTGTAAAAGGTACTATTAAAATTTATAAAAGCACTCCAAAAGGAAAAGAGATATTTTTACATACGCTTCGTCCTATATCCTTAGTTGCCGAGCTTGTAAATTTTGAAAATATCTCATATCCGGCAAGCGGAGTATTTTTAAACAACGCCGAGGTTCTACGTATAAATTATAATAAATTTAAAACAGATTTCTTATCGAATCCGTCTATTTGCTTTGAACTTTTAAAATCTCTTTCGCAAAAACTTAGGATTATGAATGGTGTATTGCAAAATGAACTAACTTTGAAAAGCGATGCTAAGGTAGCGAAATTTATAGTAGAAAATCCTGATCTATTTTCCACTATCAAACATACTCAGATAGCGTCTATACTAAATATAGCTCCAGAAACTTTATCTAGAACTATAAGCCAGTTTAAGCAACAAGGCATTATAAAATTAGATGATAATCTAAATTTAACCTTTAAAGATAATGAAAAGCTTATAAG from Campylobacter fetus subsp. fetus includes the following:
- a CDS encoding molybdopterin-guanine dinucleotide biosynthesis protein B; its protein translation is MAVSGRSGSGKTTLIAKIASKLIEQGYKVAITKHDPGDKSKFDKEGKDSYLFSSLGADVAVVSPKRTTVLLQSGLFGGDERVGSEAHDNKTEEFSPSKTECENDLKKLISYFGEFDYLIVEGLKFIPLPRISVFRDEVDDRYKSFSDAYATNLDGFGNGNKPKFGLDDIENIIKWIDNNAKRV
- a CDS encoding EexN family lipoprotein, producing the protein MRILTPVIGSLLFAGFLVGCGEEPKAKTVEYYKQNIPEAEARSKECKAAK
- the cysS gene encoding cysteine--tRNA ligase, with amino-acid sequence MIIYDSILKQKVEFKPIREDEANIYVCGPTVYDDAHLGHAKSSISFDLLRRTLKSLGYKVKFIKNFTDIDDKILKKMSQTGKSLEDITNHYISRYKADMYALNVADADIEPKATTSLTSIINYIKTLFENGWAYKIDDGIYFDTSKDDKYLSLSGRKDENLIARVASKDEKKDEKDFVLWKFDENWYDSPFGRGRPGWHSECVAMIKDHFCGSCEFEIDIHAGGADLLFPHHENEAAQCRCAYNKNLAKYWMHNGFVQVNNEKMSKSLGNSFFIKDALELVPGEALRFYLMSSHYRANFNYDIDDLKSSKKRLDKIYRLKKRLIGVKASKTDAKFKKDILDAMSDDLNISVALAILDEMVNNANAKLDNEPKNRDFKQILVSNLEFVKELLGILYIDEFKWFQWGVDDSLKQEISVLIDQRNMAKKDKNFILADQIRDKLTNMDISIMDTPNGTMWEKV
- a CDS encoding class 1 fructose-bisphosphatase; translated protein: MQEIIKTIEKIAVKISEELKYADLGYTDHANSTGDTQLKLDVKSDNIITQEFIGVSSVRSLVSEEKEDALDIHKDGEFIIAYDPLDGSSLVDVNFAVGSIFGVYKNELKPSNLVAAIYCIYGPRLEMVVCEDTPKLYRLDRDGSFKFKKDLSLKEKGKLNATGGTQKGWSGAHRDFIKTLFDEGYRLRYSGAMVSDLHQILLKGGGLFSYPATTDAPNGKLRVTFEVLPFAFIYERAGGATTNGENKSLFEINLEKIHQTTPCFFGSKYEINRLLEFYND
- a CDS encoding DEAD/DEAH box helicase — its product is MLFSDFDLSSAILEALKELNYDAPTQIQQVAIPAIMQGKDILAGARTGTGKTAAFALPILEKLSSKERNKKRPQTRVLVLVPTRELANQVTQNIKSYAKKLPFKTLPVFGGVSSYPQIQALKSGIDIVVATPGRLLDLALQNALSLEHIDTLVFDEADRMFDMGFIHDIKQIVKMLPEKRQNLLFSATYPSEVMSLCNSMLKDPLRIQIEEQNSTALNIIQRVILVDRDKKMELLNEVFGVESIDQALVFTRTKRSADKCSSYLHTLGFSVAALHGDKSQSVRSKTLEKFKNGKTKILVATDIAARGLDIKELPFVINLELPNVPEDYVHRIGRTGRAGNDGVAISLVCVDEFKFLIDIEKLIDKKLIRESFSGFEADLRVKPQPIRRGQNMNKSSERDDRNGNKIDKKERKPREFNSDKKDESKRGRNRDDFKGEFRDRPKKDGDFKRKFKKDESKREYRRDGVKSEFSKDKKEFSKNSRAKDSNSSFDGEAKREFKFKKDDKKFGEKKKSFGDKKSFDDKDKKFSGEKKFSSDKKPRSSDKSSDEKYSGNKFSPKKKFGSDKPDRGDKFTKDAPKPRASSRPRKPQSDKKSTTK
- a CDS encoding ABC transporter ATP-binding protein; the protein is MNGVKDVFKRFIPYFKDYIPQFALAIIGMIMASVGTAVSAYLVKPVLDKIFVEKNESLLYLLPYAIIAIYFLKSLGTYLQAYFTAYIGQDMVKRFRQKLLDNLLILDMSFFNKFRTGELISRNTSDIERIRSIVSYMIPELTREFITIIGLLVVVIYQSPTLAVFALVIFPIAIYPLSRLAKKMKKISRKSQEKTSDISSVLSEIFSNIEIVKANNAENKELKRFDEHNEKFFRLNLKSVKVNELVSPMMETLGSIGVAVVIIIGGKQVIDGTITVGSFFSFLTALFMLYTPIKRISSLYNKMQDAVAASERTFELLDRSASIIGGNLEFPKTVNSITLQDIHFSYNDKKVLKGISLKVNKGQMIAIVGSSGGGKTSLINLLMRFYDANSGSILINENDICEFSLKSLRQNIGLVTQRVYIFNESVAANVAYSGEIDEKKVVCALKTANAYNFVDKLDNGIYTILDEFGANLSGGQRQRIAIARALYKNPQILIFDEATSALDNESEKEITNAIETLSKDKIIFVIAHRLSTVKNADKIAVLDNGKIVGFGDDKTLENECEVYKKLKLGSLS
- the murJ gene encoding murein biosynthesis integral membrane protein MurJ, yielding MLKYFFTNSFGILVSRVLGLIRDLMTANALGASVWSDIFFVAFKLPNLFRRLFGEGAFTQAFLPNFVKVSNKGLFLAEILLKFSSTMLVLTLGVMIFAPFVTKILAYGFDENSINLAVPLVRINFWYLICIFIVTLFASVLQYKNHFSTTAFSTALLNLSMITALLLANNLPQSDIVYYLSWGVVAGGILQVITHIIALKKLNLIKLLNLGIFKFIKGKRASSKGFWANFSQGVVGSSANQLSDFISTFIASFLMAGSISYLYYANRIFQLPLALFAIALSTAIFPKISKQIKANSTKNAHDLLAKSFHILFFLLIFSTIGGIVLAREIIWLLFQRGEFNANNTIEAAKVLQMYMLGLIPFGLYKLFSLWLYANMKQKIAAKISIYSLILNVILSLILFKPLGTMGLALAGSASGLFLLVYVIFIFGFKNFLDIILSKKTLITIFSGIVFTFFIIYFKEFIYDYLR